The DNA region CCGTAGGCGAAATCTGTACGGCTCGTTTGAAGAACTCCCAAGTAGCACGGGGCCCGAGAAATCCCGTGTGAATCTGGCGGGACCACCCGCTAAGCCTAAATATTCCCTGGTGACCGATAGCGGATAGTACCGTGAGGGAATGGTGAAAAGTACCGCGGGAGCGGAGTGAAATAGTACCTGAAACCGTGTGCCTACAAGCCGTGGGAGCGTCGTTCATCAGCTTGCTGGTGGGCCGTGACTGCGTGCCTTTTGAAGAATGAGCCTGCGAGTTTGCGGTGTGTAGCGAGGTTAACCCGTGTGGGGTAGCCGTAGCGAAAGCGAGTCCGAATAGGGCGGTTGAGTTGCATGCCCAAGACCCGAAGCGGAGTGATCTAGCCATGGGCAGGTTGAAGCGGAGGTAAGACTTCGTGGAGGACCGAACCCACCAGGGTTGAAAACCTGGGGGATGACCTGTGGTTAGGGGTGAAAGGCCAATCAAACTCCGTGATAGCTGGTTCTCCCCGAAATGCATTTAGGTGCAGCGTCACGTGTTTCTTGCCGGAGGTAGAGCACTGGATAGGCGATGGGCCTCACCGGGTTACTGACCTTAGCCAAACTCCGAATGCCGGTAAGTGAGAGCGTGGCAGTGAGACTGTGGGGGATAAGCTCCATGGTCGAGAGGGAAACAGCCCAGAACACCGACTAAGGTCCCTAAGCGTGTGCTAAGTGGGAAAGGATGTGGAGTCGCAGAGACAACCAGGAGGTTGGCTTAGAAGCAGCCACCCTTGAAAGAGTGCGTAATAGCTCACTGGTCAAGTGATTCCGCGCCGACAATGTAGCGGGGCTCAAGCACATCACCGAAGTCGTGTCATTGCAGCACATAGGGCCAACGCCTGCTGTGATGGGTAGGGGAGCGTCGTGTGCCGGGTGAAGCGGCGGTGGAAACCAGTCGTGGACGGTACACGAGTGAGAATGCAGGCATGAGTAGCGATACAAGAGTGAGAAACTCTTGCGCCGATTGACCAAGGGTTCCTGGGTCAAGCTGATCTGCCCAGGGTAAGTCGGGACCTAAGGCGAGGCCGACAGGCGTAGTCGATGGACAACGGGTTGATATTCCCGTACCCGCTTTGAAGCGCCAACGCTGAACCAGGTGATGCTAAAGCCGTGAAGCCGGCCCGGAGTCTTCGGACAAAGGGACGTGGTGGAGCCGCTGAACCAAGTCTGTATTAGGTGAGCGATGGGGTGACGCAGGAAGGTAGTCCAGCCCGGGCGGTGGTTGTCCCGGGGTAAGGGTGTAGGCCGAGTGATAGGCAAATCCGTCACTCATTGAGGCTGAGACCTGATGCCGAGCCGATTGTGGTGAAGTGGATGATCCTATGCTGTCGAGAAAAGCCTCTAGCGAGTTTCATGGCGGCCCGTACCCCAAACCGACTCAGGTGGTCAGGTAGAGAATACCGAGGCGTTCGGGTGAACTATGGTTAAGGAACTCGGCAAAATGCCCCCGTAACTTCGGGAGAAGGGGGGCCATTCCTGGTGACGGCACTTGCTGCCAGAGCTGGGGGTGGCCGCAGAGACCAGCGAGAAGCGACTGTTTACTAAAAACACAGGTCCGTGCGAAGCCGTAAGGCGATGTATACGGACTGACGCCTGCCCGGTGCTGGAACGTTAAGGGGACCGGTTAGCTCCACTTCGGTGGGGCGAAGCTGAGAACTTAAGCGCCAGTAAACGGCGGTGGTAACTATAACCATCCTAAGGTAGCGAAATTCCTTGTCGGGTAAGTTCCGACCTGCACGAATGGCGTAACGACTTCTCGACTGTCTCAACCATAGGCCCGGTGAAATTGCATTACGAGTAAAGATGCTCGTTTCGCGCAGCAGGACGGAAAGACCCCGGGACCTTTACTATAGCTTGATATTGGTGTTCGGTTCGGCTTGTGTAGGATAGGTGGGAGACTTTGAAGCAGCAACGCCAGTTGTTGTGGAGTCGTCGTTGAAATACCACTCTGGTCGTGCTGGATGTCTAACCTGGGTCCGTGATCCGGATCAGGGACAGTGTCTGGTGGGTAGTTTAACTGGGGCGGTTGCCTCCTAAAGAGTAACGGAGGCGCCCAAAGGTTCCCTCAGCCTGGTTGGCAATCAGGTGTTGAGTGTAAGTGCACAAGGGAGCTTGACTGTGAGACTGACGGGTCGAGCAGGGACGAAAGTCGGGACTAGTGATCCGGCGGTGGCTTGTGGAAGCGCCGTCGCTCAACGGATAAAAGGTACCCCGGGGATAACAGGCTGATCTTCCCCAAGAGTCCATATCGACGGGATGGTTTGGCACCTCGATGTCGGCTCGTCGCATCCTGGGGCTGGAGTAGGTCCCAAGGGTTGGGCTGTTCGCCCATTAAAGCGGTACGCGAGCTGGGTTTAGAACGTCGTGAGACAGTTCGGTCCCTATCCGCTGTGCGCGTAGGAGTGTTGAGAAGGGCTGTCCCTAGTACGAGAGGACCGGGACGGACGAACCTCTGGTGTGCCAGTTGTCCTGCCAAGGGCATGGCTGGTTGGCTACGTTCGGGAGGGATAACCGCTGAAAGCATCTAAGCGGGAAGCCTGCTTCGAGATGAGCACTCCCACCTCCTTGAGAGGGTAAGGCTCCCAGTAGACGACTGGGTTGATAGGCCGGATATGGAAGCCCTGTAAGGGGTGGAGTTGACCGGTACTAATAGGCCGAGGGCTTGTCCTCAGTTGCTCGCGTCCACTGTGTTGTTCTGAAACAACGACCCCCATGACATGGCCTGTCGTGGGTGCGGTTGACAGTTTCATAGTGTTTCGGTGGTCATAGCGTGAGGGAAACGCCCGGTTACATTCCGAACCCGGAAGCTAAGCCTCACAGCGCCGATGGTACTGCAGGGGGGACCCTGTGGGAGAGTAGGACGCCGCCGAACAATCATTCACAAAGAACCCCCGTCCGGGATACGGACGGGGGTTCTTTGCGTTTCCCTCCGATTCCCGTTGACGTATCGTCAGGGCATGGACGATGGAACGCCGACTACGGGCGACGCAACTGGCTCTGCGACCGGATCCGCCACCGGCTCCCCGACCGACGGCGCGGGGGTCGGCGCCGTCGTCGGAGCCGGCGTGCTGCGGCCCGAGCAACGTGACGGAGCCCTGGCCGTCCTGGAGGACGCCCGGGCGGTGGACGGTCGGGCGGCCGTCTCGGAGCAGGGGCGCCTGCGTCTGCGCTCCTCGGAGACGGCCCGGGCCGGAGTGACCCACTTCGTCGAGGCCGATGGCGAGGACGTCGTCGGCTACGGCCAGCTGGAGGTGCCGGAGGGGAGCGGTGCCAACCCGTCCGCCGAACTCGTCGTCGCGCCGGCCGTCCGCGGCCGGGGCTTCGGGCGTCCCCTGGTGGACGCCGTCCTCGTCGAGGCCGACCGGGCGGGTCGTGAGTACGTGGACTTCTGGGTGCACGGGGGCCATCCGGCGGCCCGGCACCTGGCCGACCGGTACGGGGCCGAGCTGGTCCGCGAGCTGCGGCAGATGCGTCGGACGGGACCGCAGACCGAGAGCGTGTCCCTTCCCGACGGGGTCGAGCTGCGGACCTTCCGTCCGGGCGAGGACGACGCGGAGTGGCTCCGCCTCAACGCCCTCGCCTTCGCCCACCACCCGGAGCAGGGTGCGTGGACCCAGCGGGACCTGGCCGACCGGCTGGCCGAGCCCTGGTTCGACCCGGCCGGCTTCTTCCTCGCCACCCGGGACGGCAAGGTGGTGGGCTTCCACTGGACCAAGGTGCACCCGGCGACCGCGACCGAGCCCGCGCTCGGCGAGGTGTACGTGGTCGGGGTCGATCCGGCTGAGCAGGGCAGCGGTCTCGGCCGGGCCCTCACGGCGGCAGGCCTGCGCCACCTGACGGGCACCGCAGAGGGCGAGCGCGGCCTGGAGACCGTATTGCTCTACGTCGACGCCGACAATCCGGCCGCCGTGCGGGTATATGAACGACTGGGATTCACGATCCACGAGATCGACCTGATGTACCGCACCCGGTACCGGGGTGACCGGAACGGCGACTGAGGCGCCGCGGCACCGATCGGCCCACCATCCGGACCACCGAACCACGAACCACCGACCACGAACCACAGACATCGACCGCAGCACCGATCGCACCACGGACGTCCGGCCGGCGCACCACCGGCGCCCGGCCGGTGCGGCGGCGGACGGCAGTCGGAGCAACGGGCCGCAGCCCGTCGCTCCGGCCGCGGCGGTGACCCGGAGGCGCGACACGGCCTAGCGGAGAAGGAGGCGCCGGGGCAACGGTCGTGCGCCCACGCCCCGGCTCCGACCGACTCAGCTTTCCTCCTGGCCATGCGGTGTTTACCGTGGATTCAATTAATGCCGCGAAGATCACAGGATGAAGTCCGTAGTGTCTCGCTCGTGCAGTATCGGCCGACACCCGCTGGCCGGTCCTGTGACGACTGCGCCGGGTGGGTGGGCGTTGGCGCTGGGCGAGGACGACGGCCCGCAGAGCAATTCGCGTCCGGACGCCGTCCTGCTGGAGGAGCTGGAGCCCATGAGCATCCCCCGCCCCGTCTCTGCCCCGCTGTCCCCGCCCGCCCGGTTGTCCAGTGCGCTCGGCATTCCGCCCGAGCTGCCGGCCACGGACGAGCAGGACTTCGAGGAGTTGCCGCAGGGCCGTTTCCTGGATCGTGAGCGCAGTTGGCTCGCGTTCAACGAACGTGTGCTGGAACTGGCCGAGGACCCCGGTATCCCCCTGCTCGAACGGGCCAAGTTCCTGGCGATCTTCGCCAGCAACCTGGACGAGTTCTTCATGGTCCGGGTGGCCGGCCTCAAGCGCCGGATCGCCACCGGGGTCGCCCAGCGCAGTGCGTCCGGGCTGCAGCCGCGCGAGGTGCTGGACCTGATCTGGACCCGCTCGCGCGAGCTCATGGCGCGGCACGCCGCCGCCTTCCAGCAGGAGGTGCTGCCTGACCTCGCGACCGAGGGGATCGAGCTGGTCCGCTGGTCCGAGCTGGCGGAGAAGGAGCAGGCGCGGCTGCACTCCCTGTTCCGGCAGAAGATCTTCCCGGTGCTCACCCCGCTGGCGGTGGACCCGGCGCACCCCTTCCCGTACATATCGGGGCTCTCCCTGAACCTGGCGGTCGTCGTGCGCAACCCGGTCTCCGGGCACAAGCACTTCGCCCGGGTGAAGGTGCCGCAGTCGCTGGCCCGCTTCCTGGAGGCCTCCCCGCAGCGGTACGTGCCGCTGGAGGACGTCATGGGGGCGCACCTGGAGGAGCTCTTCCCGGGGATGGAGGTGCTCGCGCACCACGCCTTCCGGGTGACCCGCAACGAGGACCTTGAGGTGGAGGAGGACGACACCGAGAACATCCTCAAGGCCCTGGAGAAGGAGCTGATGCGGCGGCGGTTCGGTCCGCCGGTGCGGCTGGAGGTCGAGGAGTCGATCGACCCGTACATCCTGGACCTGCTGGTGCGGGAGCTGAACATCACCGAGGCGGAGGTCTTCCCGCTGCCCGGTCCGCTCGACCTGACCGGTCTGTTCGGCATCGCCGAGCTGGACCGGCCGGAGCTGAAGTACCCGAAGTTCGTGGCGGGCACCGCGCGCGGGCTGACCGACGTGGAGTCGGCCTCCCAGCCGGACATCTTCGCCGCGATGCGCGAGCGGGACGTGCTGCTGCACCACCCGTACGACAGCTTCTCCACGTCGGTGCAGGCCTTCCTGGAGCAGGCCGCGGCCGACCCGGACGTGCTGGCGATCAAGCAGACGCTGTACCGGACCTCGGGCGACTCGCCGATCGTCGACGCGCTGATCGACGCGGCGGAGTCCGGCAAGCAGGTGCTGGTGCTGGTGGAGATCAAGGCGCGCTTCGACGAGCAGGCCAACATCAAGTGGGCCCGCAAGCTGGAGGAGTCCGGCTGCCACGTGGTCTACGGGCTGGTCGGGCTCAAGACGCACTGCAAGCTGTCGCTGGTGGTCCGGCAGGAGGGTGACACCCTGCGCCGCTACTCGCACGTCGGTACCGGCAACTACCACCCGAAGACGGCCCGGCTGTACGAGGACATCGGTCTGCTGACCTCGGACCCGCAGGTGGGCGCCGACCTCTCGGACCTGTTCAACCGGCTCTCCGGCTACTCGCGCCGAGAGTCGTACCGGCGGCTGCTGACCGCGCCGCGCGGGCTGCGGGACGGTCTGGTCTCGCGGATCCACAACGAGATCGCGAACCACCGGGCCGGCCGTCCGGCGTACGTGAAGCTCAAGGTCAACTCGATCGTCGACGAGGCCGTGATCGACGCGCTCTACCGGGCCTCGCAGGCCGGGGTGCCTGTGGACGTCTGGGTGCGCGGGATCAGCGCGATCCGGCCGGGTGTGCCGGGGCTGAGCGAGAACATCCGGGTGCGCAGCATCCTCGGGCGCTTCCTGGAGCACTCGCGGGTGTTCGTGTTCGGCAACAACGGCGATCCGGAGGTGTGGATCGGCAGCGCCGACATGATGCACCGCAACCTGGACCGCCGGATCGAGGCCCTGCTGCGGATCACCGATCCGGCGCACCGCGCGGAGCTGTCCGGGCTGATCGACCTCGGGGTGTCGGACGAGACGGAGTCCTGGCACCTCGGGCCGGACGGGTCCTGGACCCGGCACGCCCAGGACGCCGACGGCAAGCAGTTGCGGCACGTCCAGGACCTGCTCATCGACTCGCGTCAGCGCCGCCGGGCCGTCACCGCCCGGTGACGGCCGGTCGCCGCCACGACCCCGCTGACGCGAGACGCGACGACGCGACCGCGTGATCCACTGACGCGAGCCGCTGAGCGGTAGGGAGCCGCTGAGCGGTCGGCCACCAGCCCCGGGGACGGCCCCGGGGGAAACGGGGATCTACCTAGTCATGACCGATGCGCCGATGACGGCCCAGGCGGCCTCCACCGCGACCGCCGGGGACATCCTCTCCAGCCATCTCACCGCCCTGGCGAGTGCGTTCCTGCGCGCGCTGCCGCTGGCGGTGGGCGAGGTCGGCGCGAGACCGGGGGCGTCCGCCGTCCCGGCGGAGGGCGGCACCTCCGATCTGCTGCGGGCGGTGCGGCGGATCAACGGGCTGCTGCACACCTTCGGTGCGGCCTTCGAGCCGGGCTGGACGCGCGAGTCGCGGACGGAGCTGCGCTGGCTGCTCGACCTGCTGGCGCTGGAGCCGGGGTACGTGCGGCGGGCGGCCCGGCTGCTGGGCGCGCTGGACGGGCTGAACGGCAGCGAGGCGGACGGTCCGGGCATGCTGGCCGGGCACGTGGGGGCGCCGAAGGCCCGGGCGCTGCTGGACCGGCAGCTGACCCTGGCGCGGACCAGGGCGCACTCGACGGTGCTGCAGGAGCTGCGGTCGGCGCGGCTGCACGCGCTGGCGGACCGGATGACGCTGCTGGTGGCGGAGGCGCCGCTGGCGGAGTCGGCCGGCGGCCGGGCGGGCACGGTGCTGCTGCCGCAGGCGGGGGCGGCGTTCACCGCGCTGGTGCTGGGTGCCCAGCAGCTGCCCCTGCAGCGGGCGGCGACGCCGTACGGCGGGGACGGCCTGCGCCGGCTGGCCTCGGTGCCGCACCCCCTGCCGGCCCAGGGGCAGGAGGTGCCGAAGGCCCGGGGGGCGCTGGACGCGGACGCGGCGCTGGCGGCGGACGACGCGCCGTGGCACCGGGTGCGGGTGCTGGTGAAGCGGGCCCGGTACGCGCTGGAGGTGTGCGGGCGGCCGTCGGCGGTGCTGGACGAGCTGGACGGGGTGCTCGCGCGGCACCAGGAGGCCTCGGACGCGGCGGTGACGGCGGCGACGGCGGCGCGCACGCCGCGGATCACCCCGGCGACCGCGTACGTGCTGGGCGTGGTCCACGCCGACCAGCGGTTGGAGGTGGAGGCGGCGCGGTACGCCTTCGGGCGCTGCTGGCCGGAGCTGCCGCCCGGGCTGGAGGCCTGGCTGGAGCTTCCGCCGGCCGGGGGCTGGGGGGCGGCGGCGGAATCCCGGACGGCCTGAGGTGGGCGGTCGGTCGGCGGGTCCCGGCCGGGGGCCGGTGGTGCTGGCGGCGGGGGCGGTGCTCTGGCTTCCGGGCCGGGTGAAGAAGAGCGGCAGGCTGGGGCGGCCGCGGATCGCGGTGATCCACCGGCCCAAGTACGACGACTGGAGCCTGCCGAAGGGGAAGCTGGACCCGGGCGAGGGCGTGGTCGAGGCGGCGCTGCGCGAGGTGTGGGAGGAGACCGGGTTCACCTGTGTGCTGGGGCAGGAACTGCCGGCCCAGCACTACCTGGCGCAGGGCCGGCCCAAGGAGGTCCGGTACTGGGCGGCGGTGCCGGCGGCGGGGGAGTTCCGGCCGAACCGGGAGGTGGACCGGCTGGAGTGGCTGCCGGCCGGGAAGGCCAGGGCCCGGTTGACCCACGAGCGGGACCGGGGGCTGGTCGACGCGCTGCTGGAGCTGCTCGGGGCGCGGCCGGTGCGGGTGCCGCCCGCGGAGCGGTGAAGGAACGGTGGAAGTGATCTAGCCGCGCCCCTCCCGTGACGCAACCGTTACTACCTGACGTAGTTTCCTGCCATCCGTTCGAGGTTCACTCCCCGTTCACTTACGACCGGCTGACGCGTCACCTACCCGGCTTAACTTCGGTGTCACCGGAGGGCCGAACGGGCCCCGGACCACAGCAAAACCCGCGCTCCGCCGTGTCGTGCACGGCCCGCGCGCAGGGCAATGCCACAGAAAGGGACACCCTGTGAAGCTCCAGCGGAACGGCCGCTCCAAGGCCCTCGCGATCGGTGCCATGGCGCTCGTCAGCTCGCTGTCGCTCGCCGCCTGCGGTTCGGACGAGAACACCACCACCACCGGCACCGCCTCGGGCAGCGGCTCCGCCGCCCCGGCCGCCAAGATCGAGTGCGGCCCGAAGCCCGCCGCGCTGCTCGCCGCCGGCTCCACCGCCCAGGGCAACGCGATCGACGTCTGGAAGACGAACTTCGCCGCGGCGTGCAAGGAGTCCTCCGTCAACTACGGCGGCGGCGGTTCGGGCGCCGGTGTCCAGCAGTTCACCCAGGGCAAGGTCCAGTTCGCCGGTTCCGACTCGCCGCTGAAGCCGGCCGAGGTCGACGCGACCAAGGCGATCTGCACCGGTGGCCAGGGCATCAACCTGCCGCTCGTCGCCGGCCTGATCTCGATCGTCTACAACGTGGACGGCGTCGACAACCTGGTCCTCGACGGCCCGACCCTCGCCAAGATCTTCGACTCGCAGATCACCAAGTGGAACGACTCGGCGATCGCGGCGCTCAACCCGGGCGCCAAGCTGCCCGACGCCGACATCCAGGCCGTCCACCGCACGGACGACTCCGGCACCAACGAGAACCTGACCAAGTACTTCGCCAAGGTCTCCAACGGCGCCTGGTCCTACCCGGCCGCCAAGGCCTGGGCCGGCAAGGGCGGCCAGGGCGCGAACGGCTCCGCCGGTGTCGCCGCCCAGGTGAAGCAGGTCAAGAACTCGATCAGCTACGCCGAGCTGTCCTACGCCCAGACCAACAACCTGAAGAGCGCCGCCATCAACACCGGCGCCTCCAAGCCGGTCGAGGCCACCGC from Kitasatospora sp. NBC_00458 includes:
- the mshD gene encoding mycothiol synthase; amino-acid sequence: MDDGTPTTGDATGSATGSATGSPTDGAGVGAVVGAGVLRPEQRDGALAVLEDARAVDGRAAVSEQGRLRLRSSETARAGVTHFVEADGEDVVGYGQLEVPEGSGANPSAELVVAPAVRGRGFGRPLVDAVLVEADRAGREYVDFWVHGGHPAARHLADRYGAELVRELRQMRRTGPQTESVSLPDGVELRTFRPGEDDAEWLRLNALAFAHHPEQGAWTQRDLADRLAEPWFDPAGFFLATRDGKVVGFHWTKVHPATATEPALGEVYVVGVDPAEQGSGLGRALTAAGLRHLTGTAEGERGLETVLLYVDADNPAAVRVYERLGFTIHEIDLMYRTRYRGDRNGD
- a CDS encoding RNA degradosome polyphosphate kinase, translated to MSIPRPVSAPLSPPARLSSALGIPPELPATDEQDFEELPQGRFLDRERSWLAFNERVLELAEDPGIPLLERAKFLAIFASNLDEFFMVRVAGLKRRIATGVAQRSASGLQPREVLDLIWTRSRELMARHAAAFQQEVLPDLATEGIELVRWSELAEKEQARLHSLFRQKIFPVLTPLAVDPAHPFPYISGLSLNLAVVVRNPVSGHKHFARVKVPQSLARFLEASPQRYVPLEDVMGAHLEELFPGMEVLAHHAFRVTRNEDLEVEEDDTENILKALEKELMRRRFGPPVRLEVEESIDPYILDLLVRELNITEAEVFPLPGPLDLTGLFGIAELDRPELKYPKFVAGTARGLTDVESASQPDIFAAMRERDVLLHHPYDSFSTSVQAFLEQAAADPDVLAIKQTLYRTSGDSPIVDALIDAAESGKQVLVLVEIKARFDEQANIKWARKLEESGCHVVYGLVGLKTHCKLSLVVRQEGDTLRRYSHVGTGNYHPKTARLYEDIGLLTSDPQVGADLSDLFNRLSGYSRRESYRRLLTAPRGLRDGLVSRIHNEIANHRAGRPAYVKLKVNSIVDEAVIDALYRASQAGVPVDVWVRGISAIRPGVPGLSENIRVRSILGRFLEHSRVFVFGNNGDPEVWIGSADMMHRNLDRRIEALLRITDPAHRAELSGLIDLGVSDETESWHLGPDGSWTRHAQDADGKQLRHVQDLLIDSRQRRRAVTAR
- a CDS encoding CHAD domain-containing protein, which encodes MTDAPMTAQAASTATAGDILSSHLTALASAFLRALPLAVGEVGARPGASAVPAEGGTSDLLRAVRRINGLLHTFGAAFEPGWTRESRTELRWLLDLLALEPGYVRRAARLLGALDGLNGSEADGPGMLAGHVGAPKARALLDRQLTLARTRAHSTVLQELRSARLHALADRMTLLVAEAPLAESAGGRAGTVLLPQAGAAFTALVLGAQQLPLQRAATPYGGDGLRRLASVPHPLPAQGQEVPKARGALDADAALAADDAPWHRVRVLVKRARYALEVCGRPSAVLDELDGVLARHQEASDAAVTAATAARTPRITPATAYVLGVVHADQRLEVEAARYAFGRCWPELPPGLEAWLELPPAGGWGAAAESRTA
- a CDS encoding NUDIX hydrolase; translated protein: MGGRSAGPGRGPVVLAAGAVLWLPGRVKKSGRLGRPRIAVIHRPKYDDWSLPKGKLDPGEGVVEAALREVWEETGFTCVLGQELPAQHYLAQGRPKEVRYWAAVPAAGEFRPNREVDRLEWLPAGKARARLTHERDRGLVDALLELLGARPVRVPPAER
- the pstS gene encoding phosphate ABC transporter substrate-binding protein PstS, with protein sequence MKLQRNGRSKALAIGAMALVSSLSLAACGSDENTTTTGTASGSGSAAPAAKIECGPKPAALLAAGSTAQGNAIDVWKTNFAAACKESSVNYGGGGSGAGVQQFTQGKVQFAGSDSPLKPAEVDATKAICTGGQGINLPLVAGLISIVYNVDGVDNLVLDGPTLAKIFDSQITKWNDSAIAALNPGAKLPDADIQAVHRTDDSGTNENLTKYFAKVSNGAWSYPAAKAWAGKGGQGANGSAGVAAQVKQVKNSISYAELSYAQTNNLKSAAINTGASKPVEATAANAATTFAKAKIAGTGSDLALTLDYGTKEEGSYPIVLVTYEIVCDKGNKAESLDALKAFLTYAASEAGQKAVGEAGYVPLPKELTDKANAIIPTLA